The proteins below come from a single Amphiura filiformis chromosome 15, Afil_fr2py, whole genome shotgun sequence genomic window:
- the LOC140171540 gene encoding uncharacterized protein, translated as MAAANENSDIIMLWSPPRSVSTSLLKGITNVANSQAWHEPYWMTFQCSNYGKHRKAALSMLSRAWVDKHGEVDTDSIGSEIAGGYWAAGKSYTWLKDQLESIPPDDKNIVFCKDFAAGLEGMYEYLPDGFRHSFLIRHPYKVLESWERMINRGIKNESKRVKISELPECLLPPGLFFKEQYDLYQHVKEHYVPNPVIIDTDDLLAAPCRVLKAYCQIVGIPYNDDLLQWKSGRECMDQQWMVAKEQIYFSKFANSHMETFASTCFGKPTKVPDRAELSDDVRHCSDVCLKYYEAMYAKRLEV; from the exons ATGGCTGCGGCAAATGAAAATTCGGACATCATCATGTTGTGGTCTCCTCCACGATCTGTCTCAACAAGTCTTCTGAAAGGTATAACAAATGTCGCAAATTCTCAAGCGTGGCACGAACCATACTGGATGACATTCCAATGTTCAAACTACGGCAAACATCGTAAAGCCGCATTAAGTATGTTGTCTAGAGCCTGGGTAGATAAACATGGAGAGGTTGATACGGATTCTATCGGTTCTGAAATAGCAG GGGGTTACTGGGCTGCAGGCAAGTCTTATACATGGCTGAAAGATCAATTAGAAAGCATACCACCAGACGACAAGAATATTGTGTTTTGCAAAGATTTTGCTGCGGGGCTAGAAGGAATGTACGAATATCTGCCAGACGGGTTCCGACATTCGTTTCTGATTCGTCATCCCTATAAAGTCCTAGAATCATGGGAGAGAATGATCAATCGTGGAATTAAAAACGAATCAAAGCGGGTGAAAATATCTGAACTACCTGAATGTTTACTGCCACCAGGACTGTTCTTCAAAGAACAGTACGATCTTTACCAACATGTGAAAGAGCATTACGTACCAAATCCCGTGATTATTGACACTGATGACTTATTAGCTGCCCCATGTCGTGTATTGAAAGCATATTGTCAGATAGTAGGTATACCATATAACGATGACTTACTTCAGTGGAAATCCGGCAGAGAATGCATGGATCAACAATGGATGGTGGCCAAAGAAcagatttatttttcaaaatttgccaattctCACATGGAAACCTTTGCCAGTACATGTTTTGGAAAACCGACAAAAGTACCTGATCGAGCTGAACTTTCAGATGATGTTCGTCACTGCTCTGAtgtatgtttaaaatattatgaagCAATGTATGCCAAAAGGTTGGAAGTTTAG